The following are encoded in a window of Microbacterium sp. LWO13-1.2 genomic DNA:
- a CDS encoding SDR family oxidoreductase — MTDALTHDDNRTDALDLHGRTALITGGGVGIGAGIAEELAGRGARVIVTYQSHEPDEAALARLRTPDGLEATAVRVDLTSEDEVQQLGDTIAELGRLDILVHNAGGLLQRSTIAEMSYSLFRSVQALNVDSVFLVTRRMLPLMGRGGRIVTVASLAGRTGGHAGATAYATAKAALFGFTRGLAAEIAASGITVNAVAPGFIEATPFHDTFTAADSKAKTISGIPVGRAGRPADIASAVAWLVSPGASFTTGVVLDVNGGQYFS; from the coding sequence ATGACTGACGCCCTGACCCACGACGACAACCGAACGGATGCATTGGACCTGCACGGTCGAACGGCGCTGATCACCGGAGGCGGTGTCGGCATCGGTGCCGGCATCGCCGAGGAACTCGCCGGTCGCGGCGCCCGGGTCATCGTCACCTACCAGTCGCATGAGCCGGACGAGGCCGCGCTCGCACGGTTGCGTACCCCGGATGGTCTGGAAGCGACCGCCGTCCGCGTCGATCTAACCTCCGAAGACGAGGTCCAGCAGCTTGGCGACACGATCGCCGAGCTGGGCAGGCTCGACATCCTTGTCCACAATGCCGGCGGGCTCCTCCAGCGATCCACGATCGCGGAGATGTCATACTCCCTCTTCCGCAGTGTGCAGGCGTTGAACGTCGACTCGGTCTTCCTCGTGACGCGCCGCATGCTCCCGCTCATGGGACGAGGAGGCCGCATCGTGACGGTCGCCTCGCTGGCCGGTCGTACCGGGGGCCACGCAGGAGCGACGGCCTACGCGACGGCGAAAGCCGCGTTGTTCGGCTTCACTCGCGGACTCGCGGCCGAGATCGCCGCATCCGGGATCACGGTGAACGCCGTGGCCCCTGGATTCATCGAGGCGACCCCGTTTCACGACACGTTCACCGCTGCGGACTCGAAGGCCAAGACGATCAGCGGGATTCCTGTCGGCCGAGCCGGAAGACCTGCTGACATCGCGTCCGCGGTGGCGTGGCTCGTCTCTCCTGGCGCATCCTTCACCACAGGCGTGGTGCTCGATGTCAACGGCGGACAGTACTTCAGTTGA
- the mmuM gene encoding homocysteine S-methyltransferase, producing the protein MTASRRLVQHLEADRPVVLDGALATELERRGCDLNDSLWSAKALLEQPEIIEAVHRDYFAAGAHIATTASYQATPAGFSARGIDEDAALDLVARSVRLAASARAAESASDSASALHVIAGAVGPYGAFLSDGSEYTGEYDLSREELLAFHRPRVAALVAAGADILAFETLPKLTEALALAELSDELGTPAWYAFSLRDARHISDGTPLADAARALEGRAGVIAIGVNCVPIDLVSPALDELAAHTSAPLVAYPNSGEAYDPITKTWGPGEKSTATLADMAPDWRARGARLIGGCCRTTPADIADLATALRG; encoded by the coding sequence ATGACCGCCAGCCGCCGACTGGTCCAGCACCTCGAAGCCGATCGCCCGGTCGTGCTCGATGGTGCCCTCGCGACGGAACTCGAGCGTCGCGGGTGCGATCTCAACGACTCGCTCTGGTCAGCGAAGGCGCTCCTCGAACAGCCCGAGATCATCGAGGCCGTGCACCGGGACTATTTCGCTGCCGGCGCTCATATCGCCACGACGGCGAGCTACCAGGCGACTCCCGCAGGGTTCTCCGCCCGCGGGATCGATGAGGATGCTGCGCTCGACCTCGTCGCCCGCAGCGTCCGGCTCGCGGCATCCGCTCGTGCCGCGGAATCCGCCTCCGATTCAGCATCCGCCCTGCACGTCATCGCCGGCGCTGTCGGCCCGTATGGGGCGTTCCTCTCCGACGGTTCCGAGTACACCGGTGAATACGACCTGTCGCGCGAGGAGCTCCTCGCCTTCCACCGGCCTCGCGTGGCTGCGCTCGTGGCAGCCGGCGCCGACATCCTGGCCTTCGAGACCCTGCCCAAACTCACGGAGGCGCTCGCTCTCGCCGAGCTTTCCGATGAGTTGGGCACGCCCGCGTGGTACGCCTTCTCATTGCGCGACGCCCGGCACATCAGCGACGGCACTCCGCTGGCCGATGCCGCCCGGGCGCTCGAAGGCCGGGCGGGTGTGATCGCAATCGGGGTGAACTGCGTTCCGATCGATCTCGTCTCGCCGGCGCTCGACGAGTTGGCGGCGCACACCAGCGCGCCTCTTGTCGCGTATCCGAACTCGGGCGAGGCCTATGACCCGATCACGAAGACGTGGGGCCCCGGCGAGAAGAGCACAGCGACTCTGGCTGACATGGCTCCGGACTGGCGCGCACGCGGTGCACGTCTCATCGGCGGCTGCTGCCGCACGACCCCGGCCGACATCGCCGACCTCGCCACTGCGCTCCGTGGTTGA
- a CDS encoding VOC family protein — protein sequence MLKELHTVLPAADLQRARTFYHDKLELDPDEIRDGMLMYHASEGSAFEIYETSNAGTAKNTQMVWLTDDLDAEMARLRERGVVFEDYDIPGMKTENGVATMDDSKAAWFRDTEGNFLCIAQQL from the coding sequence ATGCTTAAGGAACTCCACACCGTCCTCCCTGCTGCAGACCTGCAACGCGCACGGACCTTCTATCACGACAAACTCGAACTCGACCCCGATGAGATCCGTGACGGCATGCTCATGTATCACGCATCCGAAGGATCAGCCTTTGAGATCTACGAGACGAGCAACGCCGGCACCGCGAAGAACACCCAGATGGTCTGGTTGACAGACGACCTCGACGCGGAGATGGCTCGCCTGCGCGAACGCGGCGTCGTCTTCGAGGACTATGACATCCCTGGCATGAAGACCGAGAACGGTGTCGCCACGATGGACGATTCCAAGGCGGCCTGGTTCCGGGACACGGAGGGCAACTTCCTCTGCATCGCGCAGCAGCTATAA
- a CDS encoding IclR family transcriptional regulator, with product MSSTVSRAITILELCSAEPRSASEIADVLGVHRTTVLRTLLTLQDAGLVRQTVPGVFGTGFRLAALAKSAMMHFDLRGIAHPHLKALSDELHLTVQFAVLDGDRIRYVDKIEPRDSIVLNTEIGGEVVISTAGVAKAILAHLPSELRRTVLNRATFPAYTERSFTDRESYERELTRVQERGWAFDDGEYDDLSNCIASPVRDHAGDVAGAVSVTAFRSRTNLDELREHLPTLLTTTEMISHQLGFRNEAMNDN from the coding sequence ATGAGCTCCACCGTCTCGCGCGCGATCACCATCCTCGAGCTGTGCAGTGCCGAGCCCAGGAGCGCGAGCGAGATCGCTGACGTTCTGGGAGTGCATCGAACCACCGTGTTGCGCACGTTGCTCACTTTGCAGGATGCAGGTCTGGTACGACAGACCGTGCCGGGAGTCTTCGGTACCGGCTTCCGACTCGCCGCACTCGCGAAGTCAGCCATGATGCACTTCGATCTGCGCGGCATCGCGCATCCTCATCTGAAGGCGCTCAGCGACGAACTCCATCTCACCGTGCAGTTCGCCGTACTCGACGGCGACCGCATCCGCTATGTCGACAAGATCGAGCCGCGCGACTCGATCGTGCTGAACACCGAGATCGGCGGAGAGGTCGTGATCAGCACGGCCGGAGTGGCGAAGGCCATCCTGGCCCACCTGCCGAGCGAGCTCCGACGCACAGTACTCAACCGTGCGACCTTCCCCGCCTACACCGAGCGGTCGTTCACAGATCGAGAGAGCTATGAACGCGAACTGACTCGGGTCCAGGAGCGCGGCTGGGCGTTCGACGATGGGGAATACGACGATCTGTCGAACTGCATCGCGTCTCCGGTGCGCGACCACGCCGGCGACGTGGCGGGGGCCGTGTCCGTGACCGCATTCCGGAGCCGCACCAACCTTGATGAACTGCGCGAGCATCTGCCGACGCTGCTCACGACCACCGAGATGATCAGCCACCAGCTGGGTTTCCGCAACGAGGCCATGAACGACAACTGA
- a CDS encoding M14 family zinc carboxypeptidase, whose product MAAFRCTVPATPANLLVVAQLDTDGRIAADHRMVVGGELHLVLTDAEIGIVETLGLPVTRVSELQVRDLRDDVGGGLADIATGFVSGYLDGPGVAAAITALAAAHPTLCALTTLPEATLGYDGSLASAAGPASVQLLRITTTPASKSKPGILLIGGTHAREWMNPLIAIEFAAQLLNNYDPASVDPEVQAITALVDGLDILIVPVLNPDGLTFSVHDDAGWRKNRRNNGGGCFGVDNNRNYEVYFGGAGSSGASCNDTFRGAFAFSEAENRNIRWVLEQFPNVLVGVDAHSYGEQILRPNPAGGSFVASEPVSAADEAIYAGLETTLRTAIQSVNGNAYSLGTTSNHAGPSDEYMFFAHRVFGFNTECGLDFQPPWAQATPVIAEVTTGLRALAEATRTLTVTTPAPLSVVQCIDRTGSMVAFGYESAARQNAKRFIDLLSLGDRTAVVSFADPAPGVTPPADRARVEAPLTLLDDPGDAATMRAAVDGIAFGGWTPIGAGMIASAGELTGAAAPRAVLLVSDGFQNVDPTVATALAALPAGLRVYTVALGPAADAPLLQSIATSTGGLFLNSPTALDLHLAYNDMRAGLTDQGLVVNRIDSAPTIDIPVEPDADELTVSVSTSSGTLGRVVLISPSGRAVRVDDWGVRMSGGDGYVNVTVLRPAVGIWRLLRGARGDRGDRGQRFARPVASAVAAFVRSPLRLKLRLPDVLKEGQSSTLEVRARFEKHPLTAPRVSVASVAHPRLLLPENLDPDRESEKLQGILAKHARLRPRHLTWDGTGAVLPPGFSSVSIRIEGRLPCGSPFVRVVRRSVRVV is encoded by the coding sequence ATGGCTGCCTTTCGGTGCACAGTACCGGCGACGCCGGCGAACCTGCTCGTCGTCGCCCAGCTCGACACCGATGGCCGCATCGCCGCCGACCACCGTATGGTGGTCGGCGGCGAGCTCCACCTGGTGCTGACGGATGCCGAGATCGGCATCGTCGAGACGCTCGGGCTGCCGGTCACCCGGGTCTCGGAACTGCAGGTCCGCGATCTCCGTGACGACGTGGGCGGTGGTCTGGCGGATATCGCGACCGGATTCGTCTCGGGGTATCTCGACGGTCCCGGCGTGGCGGCGGCGATCACCGCCCTCGCGGCGGCGCATCCGACTCTGTGCGCACTCACCACGCTTCCCGAGGCCACCCTCGGATACGACGGTTCCCTCGCATCCGCTGCGGGACCGGCATCCGTCCAGCTCCTGCGGATCACGACGACCCCGGCATCCAAGAGCAAACCGGGGATCCTGCTGATCGGTGGCACGCACGCGCGCGAGTGGATGAATCCGCTCATCGCGATCGAGTTCGCGGCGCAGCTGCTGAACAACTACGACCCGGCGAGCGTCGATCCGGAAGTGCAGGCGATCACCGCGCTCGTCGACGGCCTCGACATCCTGATCGTGCCGGTGCTCAATCCGGACGGGCTGACGTTCTCGGTGCATGACGACGCAGGCTGGCGCAAGAACCGGCGGAACAACGGCGGCGGATGCTTCGGCGTCGACAACAACCGCAACTATGAGGTCTACTTCGGGGGAGCAGGCTCCTCCGGCGCCTCCTGCAACGACACGTTCCGCGGAGCATTCGCCTTCTCGGAGGCGGAGAATCGGAACATCCGGTGGGTGCTCGAGCAGTTTCCGAACGTGCTCGTGGGAGTGGATGCGCACTCGTACGGCGAGCAGATCCTGCGTCCGAACCCGGCCGGCGGCAGTTTCGTGGCATCCGAGCCGGTGTCAGCCGCCGATGAGGCGATCTATGCGGGGCTCGAGACGACGCTGCGCACCGCGATCCAATCGGTGAACGGCAACGCCTACTCGCTCGGCACGACATCGAACCATGCGGGTCCGTCCGACGAGTACATGTTCTTCGCGCATCGCGTGTTCGGCTTCAACACCGAGTGCGGGCTGGACTTCCAGCCGCCGTGGGCGCAGGCGACTCCCGTCATCGCCGAGGTGACGACCGGGCTGCGCGCGCTCGCCGAAGCGACCAGGACCCTCACCGTCACGACACCCGCCCCGCTGAGCGTCGTCCAGTGCATCGACCGGACCGGCAGCATGGTCGCCTTCGGCTACGAGTCCGCGGCGCGGCAGAATGCCAAGCGGTTCATCGATCTGCTGTCCCTCGGCGACAGGACCGCCGTGGTCAGCTTCGCCGACCCCGCTCCCGGGGTGACCCCGCCGGCCGACCGCGCACGGGTGGAGGCGCCGCTCACGCTGCTCGATGATCCGGGTGACGCGGCGACGATGAGGGCCGCGGTCGACGGCATCGCCTTCGGCGGCTGGACCCCGATCGGCGCCGGAATGATCGCCTCGGCCGGCGAGCTGACCGGCGCCGCGGCACCCCGCGCGGTGCTGCTCGTCTCCGACGGGTTCCAGAACGTCGACCCGACGGTCGCGACGGCGCTCGCCGCGCTTCCCGCGGGCCTCCGCGTCTACACCGTCGCGCTCGGCCCCGCCGCAGACGCCCCGCTCCTGCAGTCGATCGCGACGTCCACCGGCGGGCTGTTCCTCAACAGTCCCACTGCACTCGACCTGCACCTCGCCTACAACGACATGCGCGCGGGTCTCACCGATCAGGGTCTCGTGGTCAACCGGATCGACAGTGCGCCGACGATCGACATTCCGGTCGAGCCGGATGCCGATGAGCTCACGGTGAGCGTCTCGACGTCGTCGGGCACGCTCGGGCGGGTGGTGCTGATCTCGCCCTCCGGACGGGCAGTTCGCGTGGATGACTGGGGCGTGCGGATGAGCGGAGGCGACGGATACGTCAACGTCACCGTCCTCCGCCCCGCCGTCGGAATCTGGCGGCTCCTGCGCGGCGCGCGGGGTGACCGCGGCGATCGCGGCCAGCGGTTCGCGCGACCCGTGGCGAGTGCGGTCGCCGCCTTCGTCCGGTCGCCGCTGCGTCTGAAGCTCCGGCTGCCGGACGTGCTCAAGGAGGGACAGTCGTCGACACTGGAGGTGCGGGCGCGATTCGAGAAGCATCCGCTCACCGCACCCCGAGTCAGCGTCGCATCGGTCGCGCACCCGCGCCTCCTGCTTCCGGAGAATCTCGACCCTGACCGCGAGTCCGAGAAGCTCCAGGGCATCCTCGCGAAGCACGCCCGCCTGCGGCCGCGCCACCTGACCTGGGACGGGACGGGCGCTGTGCTACCACCGGGCTTCTCGAGCGTGAGCATCCGCATCGAAGGTCGCCTCCCCTGCGGTTCGCCCTTCGTGCGCGTGGTCAGGCGGAGCGTCCGGGTGGTCTGA
- a CDS encoding MFS transporter, with protein sequence MSTITSTPPTALQSAIRKARWRILPLICVLYFIAYLDRNNVGFARESMSAELDLTASAFGLGAGLFFIGYTLFEIPSNAGMHRFGARRWIARILIPWGLLAMGTAFVVDDTSFAVIRFLLGIAEAGFFPAVVFYFTLWFPVRERAAVLGVFVLAQPIANMIGAPLSGALLELDGVAGLHGWQWMYLIEGAPAVLFGLVVPFLLTDRPSAARWLAPDERVALETAITDDNTRVTSKNHNFLAALKDGRAWAYAFLNLGMVLGIYGLAFWLPSIVGEMGDFEPFQRSLVVAIPYAVGACFVLWWSRRADRTGKRAWHVAVSLSVAAIGLLGAGFTLTVSPVIAMASLSLAAIGIYTAIAPMLSMSASLFSGAAAAAGIGLVGAVGNVGGFISPVAVGWLTDLTGSTQAGILLLASALAITAFATWRFAGRRPEGDTSLALNKTEIDPTRTDTEA encoded by the coding sequence ATGTCGACCATCACGTCCACACCACCGACCGCTCTTCAGAGCGCCATCCGCAAAGCCCGCTGGCGGATCCTTCCGCTCATCTGCGTGCTGTACTTCATCGCATATCTCGACCGCAACAACGTCGGCTTCGCTCGCGAGTCGATGAGCGCCGAGCTCGACCTGACGGCTTCAGCGTTCGGCCTGGGCGCCGGGCTCTTCTTCATCGGGTACACCCTCTTCGAGATCCCGAGCAACGCCGGCATGCACCGCTTCGGCGCACGCCGTTGGATCGCCCGCATCCTCATCCCCTGGGGCCTGCTCGCCATGGGCACGGCATTCGTCGTCGACGACACGTCCTTCGCGGTGATCCGCTTCCTGCTCGGCATCGCCGAGGCCGGGTTCTTCCCGGCCGTCGTCTTCTACTTCACGCTCTGGTTCCCGGTGCGCGAACGTGCGGCTGTGCTCGGCGTGTTCGTGCTCGCGCAGCCCATCGCCAACATGATCGGCGCGCCGCTCAGCGGTGCACTGCTCGAACTCGACGGCGTGGCCGGACTGCATGGCTGGCAGTGGATGTACCTGATCGAGGGAGCACCCGCGGTGCTGTTCGGCCTTGTCGTGCCGTTCCTGCTCACCGACCGCCCCTCGGCCGCACGCTGGCTGGCCCCCGACGAGCGGGTCGCGCTCGAAACAGCGATCACCGACGACAACACGAGGGTCACGTCGAAGAACCACAACTTCCTCGCCGCGTTGAAAGACGGCCGCGCCTGGGCCTATGCGTTCCTCAACCTGGGAATGGTCCTCGGTATCTACGGCCTCGCGTTCTGGTTGCCCTCGATCGTCGGCGAGATGGGCGACTTCGAGCCTTTCCAGCGCAGTCTCGTCGTCGCGATTCCCTACGCGGTAGGAGCATGTTTCGTACTGTGGTGGAGCCGCCGCGCTGACCGCACCGGCAAGCGCGCGTGGCACGTCGCTGTCAGCCTCAGCGTCGCAGCGATCGGTCTGCTCGGTGCAGGGTTCACCCTCACCGTCTCCCCAGTGATCGCGATGGCCTCGCTCTCGCTCGCCGCCATCGGCATCTATACGGCCATCGCTCCGATGCTCTCGATGTCGGCCAGCCTCTTCTCCGGCGCCGCGGCGGCCGCGGGCATCGGACTCGTGGGTGCGGTGGGGAACGTCGGCGGATTCATCTCGCCTGTCGCCGTCGGTTGGCTCACCGACCTGACCGGCTCCACTCAGGCAGGGATCCTGCTGCTGGCCAGCGCCCTGGCCATCACCGCCTTCGCAACATGGCGCTTCGCCGGCCGTCGCCCTGAGGGAGACACGAGCCTGGCACTGAACAAGACCGAGATCGATCCGACCCGCACTGACACGGAGGCATGA
- a CDS encoding RbsD/FucU domain-containing protein produces MLRAPITHPDVLHALARAGHGSLVLVADAHFAASTAVSQKAVVVHLALAPGAPLVPDVAALISATIQLEAVTTMTAPDEELGRVARQAAAAAGSPVHDSVSREEFKALTRSEDMALCIVTGDTRRFANALLRVGVTTPAHLPHGSGMIDT; encoded by the coding sequence ATGCTGCGCGCACCGATCACGCACCCGGACGTACTGCACGCCCTCGCCCGCGCAGGGCACGGCTCGCTCGTGCTCGTCGCCGACGCGCACTTCGCGGCGTCGACGGCAGTGAGCCAGAAGGCGGTGGTCGTGCACCTGGCGCTTGCACCTGGCGCTCCGCTCGTACCCGATGTCGCGGCCCTGATCTCAGCGACGATTCAGCTCGAGGCGGTGACGACGATGACGGCGCCCGACGAGGAACTGGGCAGGGTCGCGCGCCAGGCAGCTGCCGCAGCCGGATCACCGGTTCACGATTCGGTCTCGCGCGAGGAGTTCAAAGCCCTCACCCGATCTGAAGACATGGCGCTCTGCATCGTCACCGGCGACACGCGGCGCTTCGCGAATGCGCTCCTGCGTGTCGGAGTGACAACGCCGGCTCATCTGCCGCACGGAAGCGGCATGATCGATACATGA
- a CDS encoding S8 family serine peptidase: MTAMLRVDVLFDEKPAPDAHVEVESAREPGSPRRLDFHEDVAAYLGDKLPPGTAVLTVRHPDFAEQTRRITLQESQNTELVLLAKPGTPTFFRENVRVPVNAEPGLIGVTLARQARRQNNLDAIAGDLGLEEQKLPDLAHQAGMRLYRAGGSVEEILKRLDALDDVEHAGAVVIQGEEGFSHLTRDIVVQFRGPRREEAAAIAKELGCVLTRELPYATTTFVFRLHRGASLDALEVIEKLAARDDVAWAEPSLAVSPQVDTVTPNDFLFPGAWDRILVGAPDAWQILQDNGLQTFGDPNILLAVWDSGVQESGGTPTNGDFNGTLTNGQPKVFASFDFDNMVANNNSPWSDHGSGVAGVSVAMANNPAPGGGGFGVAGAAPNVQMMSVAGRTPYVDIEVSDQYIWMAGFNPQSPIVGFPAPLSRGADVITCSLTPGAGSPLSGTARATLDFLTTFGRGGKGTLCFFSTGNANQNNVTARPWGAYEKAFGIAGTTLANDGVTEVRATMSGWGSIALSSPTEDYSGLHNPPANYQTWGAAHIGDGNLPSFPAISTTMTAASAAGATSITVASVAGLAAGQVLHLGAVGVNGSEPARIVSINAMTKTITLNGWAPGWSGGLLNAHANGSAVVQGPANHTNAFGGTSSATPLAAGVAALVLSAKPVLTWVQARQVLRDTAVRFDLANTDPVGQWLDAAGNPSVTSGQPAVRSGWYGYGRVDAEAAVQGAISFGALPDIVMRDNLGDTGNVPTAGGFWNTPDLWCRTTNPASDPGAVPASYSAAGPHQPPIRGQANWIHARVRNRSAVASNEAWVRLSITHWPGTEFTWPASFIPTNGPGDPIPSPMAHGTYFIGEAKVGPLAAGAEQIVSVEWPAGLIPPDTIMIGGTPVKWHPCLLAEVTPHDGPLPTGNHVWDDNNLAQKNISIVDADSSGGDFAAGFVIGHDLNGGKSMSLEILRGELPKSVRLYLDLIDPVLRRRIRVLAERTPTGRREPVETPTRIKPTRNLATLVLEPRLLGIRLPARPTWSLGFEGGREVVLLSPVKSVRVPVPAPGDHPTLLVLGGVIEPDTPEGEYEVVVLQRDDRGHVDGSVGFVIRVGKR; the protein is encoded by the coding sequence ATGACTGCCATGCTTCGCGTCGATGTGCTCTTCGATGAGAAACCCGCCCCCGATGCCCACGTCGAAGTGGAATCGGCCCGCGAGCCCGGCTCGCCCCGTCGCCTCGACTTCCATGAAGACGTCGCGGCCTACCTCGGTGACAAGCTGCCTCCCGGCACCGCCGTGCTCACCGTCCGGCATCCGGATTTCGCAGAACAGACCCGCCGCATCACGCTGCAAGAGTCACAGAACACCGAACTCGTGCTGCTCGCCAAGCCCGGCACCCCGACCTTCTTTCGCGAGAACGTGCGCGTGCCGGTCAACGCCGAGCCCGGGCTCATCGGGGTCACCTTGGCGCGCCAGGCACGGCGTCAGAACAACCTGGACGCGATCGCCGGCGACCTCGGTCTCGAAGAACAGAAGCTCCCAGACCTCGCTCACCAGGCCGGCATGCGGCTGTACCGCGCCGGCGGATCCGTCGAAGAGATCCTCAAGCGCCTCGATGCCCTCGACGATGTCGAGCACGCCGGCGCTGTCGTGATCCAGGGCGAGGAGGGCTTCAGCCACCTCACCCGTGACATCGTCGTGCAGTTCCGCGGTCCGCGCCGCGAAGAGGCGGCCGCGATCGCGAAGGAGCTCGGCTGCGTGCTGACGCGCGAACTTCCGTACGCGACGACCACGTTCGTGTTCCGGCTGCACCGCGGTGCCTCCCTCGACGCGCTCGAGGTGATCGAGAAGCTCGCCGCCCGCGACGACGTCGCCTGGGCAGAGCCGAGCCTCGCGGTCTCGCCGCAGGTCGACACCGTCACCCCGAACGACTTCCTCTTCCCCGGTGCCTGGGACCGCATCCTGGTCGGTGCGCCCGATGCGTGGCAGATCCTTCAGGACAACGGCCTGCAGACATTCGGCGACCCGAACATTCTCCTCGCGGTGTGGGACTCCGGTGTCCAGGAGTCGGGCGGGACGCCGACCAACGGCGACTTCAACGGCACCCTCACCAACGGTCAGCCCAAGGTGTTCGCGTCCTTCGATTTCGACAACATGGTCGCGAACAACAACAGCCCGTGGAGTGATCACGGCTCCGGTGTCGCGGGCGTCTCGGTTGCGATGGCGAACAATCCCGCACCCGGCGGCGGGGGATTCGGCGTCGCCGGTGCGGCGCCGAACGTGCAGATGATGAGTGTTGCGGGTCGCACGCCATACGTCGACATCGAGGTGTCCGACCAGTACATCTGGATGGCGGGGTTCAACCCGCAGAGCCCGATCGTGGGATTCCCCGCCCCGCTCAGCCGCGGCGCAGACGTCATCACGTGCAGTCTCACACCTGGCGCGGGTTCGCCGCTGTCCGGCACCGCACGGGCGACGCTCGACTTCCTCACCACGTTCGGGCGAGGCGGCAAGGGCACGCTCTGCTTCTTCTCCACCGGCAACGCGAACCAGAACAACGTGACGGCGCGGCCATGGGGAGCGTACGAGAAGGCCTTCGGGATCGCGGGTACGACTCTCGCGAACGACGGAGTCACCGAAGTGCGCGCCACGATGTCCGGCTGGGGGAGCATCGCCCTCTCGTCGCCGACCGAGGACTACTCGGGGCTGCACAACCCGCCCGCCAACTACCAGACATGGGGCGCCGCCCACATCGGCGACGGCAACCTGCCGAGCTTCCCGGCGATCTCGACGACGATGACGGCCGCCAGCGCCGCCGGCGCGACCAGCATCACGGTCGCGAGCGTCGCGGGCCTCGCCGCAGGACAGGTGCTCCACCTCGGTGCGGTCGGCGTGAACGGCAGCGAGCCGGCGCGGATCGTGTCGATCAACGCGATGACGAAGACGATCACGCTGAATGGCTGGGCTCCCGGCTGGTCCGGCGGTCTGCTCAATGCCCACGCGAACGGTTCCGCGGTCGTGCAGGGTCCCGCGAACCATACCAACGCGTTCGGCGGCACGTCGTCGGCGACGCCGCTGGCTGCGGGGGTTGCGGCCCTGGTGCTCTCCGCGAAGCCGGTGCTCACGTGGGTACAGGCGCGGCAGGTGCTTCGCGACACCGCCGTGAGGTTCGATCTCGCGAACACCGACCCGGTCGGTCAATGGCTGGATGCCGCGGGCAACCCGTCCGTGACGTCGGGCCAGCCGGCGGTCCGCAGTGGTTGGTACGGCTACGGCCGTGTCGATGCCGAGGCGGCTGTGCAGGGAGCGATCAGTTTCGGCGCACTCCCGGACATCGTGATGCGCGACAACCTCGGCGACACCGGGAACGTGCCGACGGCTGGCGGCTTCTGGAACACGCCGGACCTGTGGTGCCGCACGACGAACCCGGCATCCGACCCCGGCGCGGTTCCCGCGTCGTACAGCGCTGCGGGACCCCATCAGCCGCCGATCCGCGGCCAGGCGAACTGGATCCACGCCCGTGTGCGCAACCGCAGCGCGGTCGCGTCCAACGAGGCCTGGGTGCGGCTGTCGATCACCCACTGGCCCGGGACGGAGTTCACGTGGCCTGCGTCCTTCATCCCGACGAACGGACCGGGTGACCCGATCCCGTCGCCGATGGCGCACGGCACCTACTTCATCGGCGAAGCCAAGGTCGGCCCGCTGGCAGCGGGCGCGGAGCAGATCGTGAGCGTCGAATGGCCGGCCGGGCTCATTCCGCCCGACACGATCATGATCGGCGGGACCCCGGTGAAATGGCATCCGTGCCTTCTGGCCGAGGTGACCCCGCATGACGGCCCGCTCCCGACGGGCAACCACGTCTGGGACGACAACAACCTCGCGCAGAAGAACATCTCGATCGTGGATGCCGATTCCAGCGGGGGCGACTTCGCCGCCGGCTTCGTCATCGGCCACGACCTCAACGGCGGCAAGTCGATGTCGCTCGAGATCCTCCGTGGCGAGCTGCCCAAGTCCGTGCGGCTCTACCTCGACCTGATCGACCCGGTGCTGCGGCGCCGGATCCGGGTGCTGGCGGAGCGGACGCCCACGGGGCGGAGGGAGCCCGTCGAGACACCGACCAGGATCAAGCCGACGCGCAACCTCGCAACCCTCGTTCTCGAGCCCCGGCTGCTCGGCATCCGGCTCCCGGCGCGACCGACGTGGTCGCTCGGCTTCGAGGGCGGCCGGGAAGTGGTGCTCCTCTCCCCGGTGAAGAGCGTGCGCGTTCCCGTGCCGGCACCCGGGGACCACCCGACGCTGCTCGTGCTCGGGGGCGTCATCGAGCCGGACACACCGGAGGGCGAATACGAGGTGGTCGTGCTCCAGCGCGACGACCGCGGACACGTCGACGGCTCTGTGGGCTTCGTCATCCGAGTCGGCAAGCGCTGA